A window from Peromyscus eremicus chromosome 1, PerEre_H2_v1, whole genome shotgun sequence encodes these proteins:
- the Pth2 gene encoding tuberoinfundibular peptide of 39 residues: MVTSRSCPPCSQVMETCQVSRSPRERLLLLLLLLLLVPWGTGPASGVALPLAGVFSLRAPGRAWADLGTPLSRRSLALADDAAFRERARLLAALERRRWLDSYMQKLLLLDAP, translated from the exons ATGGTGACATCGAGATCCTGTCCCCCGTGTTCACAGGTGATGGAGACCTGCCAGGTGTCCAGGAGCCCCCGAGagcggctgctgctgcttttgCTGCTGCTATTGCTTGTGCCCTGGGGCACCGGCCCTGCTTCAGGTGTTGCCCTGCCCCTCGCTGGTGTGTTCAG CCTCCGCGCCCCCGGCCGGGCCTGGGCTGACTTGGGTACTCCCCTGTCTCGACGCAGCCTGGCGCTAGCGGACGACGCAGCCTTCCGGGAGCGCGCGCGCCTGCTAGCCGCCCTGGAGCGCCGCCGCTGGCTAGACTCGTATATGCAGAAGCTGTTGCTGCTGGACGCGCCCTGA
- the Gfy gene encoding Golgi-associated olfactory signaling regulator, translating into MQLFSSIFFLSLLSLLGGLGSKAAPSTSLPVGSDPQGIIQPSRMPVALENSTRDRPTPGYPAAAPPEPSKTPPPRPSLSGSPETPVPAQLTSSVTESQDALQTSPSKATLPGSSEIPKPDLTAISQTGSPDTQKPNPFKTSSSESPRAEHTDPTPTTHQDSPEIPKGGTPQISPGEGPKIPSPGPTQLLSFTSRETYDPGANRTLNSASLPTTHADPTDTPQSAFITHSNPTDTPQTQFPTTTNQSATEMAVNSDLEITTGLPTHPTAAFREEATTSSEPGSSPSPESPAVTRNATPGLPTSDPLETKELNIPQNSGPKGPDIPPPSARIAGPPAPPEHPNQVAPGMPQAPQKHSRGETVNTIIVVERVKETGVTLVSRPRGSISGSLCLFFAGTGMLIGIFLLLWCLYRRASRHRSFAHHRLQDSGDEPVLHLDAPKDPLDLYFYAPDAWVPSHIPTHQPPPTPPPPPKLPPPPRGPQRLEALSPAALSPNFL; encoded by the exons ATGCAGCTCTTCAgctccatcttcttcctctccctcctctccctcctcggTGGTCTGGGTTCCAAGGCAGCTCCCTCAACCTCTCTGCCTGTGGGCTCCGACCCCCAGGGGATAATCCAGCCCTCTAGGATGCCTGTTGCTCTAGAAAATTCTACTAGAGACAGGCCTACCCCAGGATACCCCGCAGCGGCTCCTCCTGAGCCCTCCAAGACACCACCCCCCAGACCCAGCCTCTCAGGTTCTCCAGAGACCCCCGTGCCTGCCCAGCTCACAAGCTCAGTCACGGAATCCCAGGATGCTTTACAAACGAGCCCCTCCAAAGCAACACTGCCAGGATCTTCTGAGATCCCCAAACCTGATCTGACTGCAATTTCCCAGACTGGATCTCCTGACACCCAAAAACCTAACCCCTTCAAAACTTCATCCTCAGAATCACCCAGAGCTGAACACACTGACCCTACACCAACTACACACCAAGACTCCCCTGAAATCCCCAAAGGAGGCACCCCCCAAATCTCTCCTGGTGAAGGGCCTAAGATACCAAGTCCTGGCCCCACCCAACTCCTCAGCTTCACATCCCGAGAGACCTATGACCCTGGTGCTAACAGAACCCTGAATTCTGCATCACTACCAACCACCCATGCTGACCCCACAGACACTCCACAGTCAGCATTCATCACCCACTCCAATCCCACTGACACCCCCCAGACACAGTTCCCCACAACCACCAACCAAAGTGCAACAGAGATGGCTGTGAACTCTGACTTAGAAATCACCACTGGTCTTCCCACCCACCCGACAGCAGCCTTCAGAGAGGAAGCCACCACATCCAGTGAGCCAGGCTCCAGTCCCAGCCCAGAATCCCCTGCAGTGACCCGAAATGCCACTCCTGGCCTGCCCACGTCAGATCCACTAGAGACCAAAGAGCTGAATATACCCCAGAACTCAGGCCCTAAAGGACCAGATATCCCTCCTCCCTCAGCACGGATTGCAGGCCCCCCTGCTCCTCCAGAACACCCCAATCAGGTAGCCCCTGGGATGCCCCAGGCCCCTCAGAAACACAGCCGAGGAGAGACAGTCAATACAATCATCGTGGTGGAGCGAGTGAAGGAGACCG GGGTGACTCTGGTCAGCCGCCCGCGAGGCTCCATCAGTGGATCCCTGTGCCTGTTCTTCGCCGGGACAGGGATGCTAATTGGCATATTCCTCCTGCTGTGGTGTCTCTACCGCCGAGCCTCCAGACACAGGTCCTTTGCACACCACCGGCTCCAGGACAGCGGAGATGAACCGG TCTTGCACCTGGATGCCCCGAAGGACCCCCTGGACCTCTACTTCTATGCCCCCGACGCGTGGGTGCCCTCGCACATCCCCACGCATCAGCCACCGCCCACGCCCCCGCCGCCGCCCAAGCTGCCCCCTCCGCCCCGCGGCCCGCAGCGCCTGGAAGCCCTGTCTCCTGCCGCGCTGTCCCCCAACTTCCTCTGA